The following DNA comes from Henckelia pumila isolate YLH828 unplaced genomic scaffold, ASM3356847v2 CTG_461:::fragment_3, whole genome shotgun sequence.
GGATAACTAGTAGTGGTTCCATTGTCATTGTTGGCCCCGATATCAAGATCCCTGTAATTGACATATGCCTCCCTAGGCGATTTCGAATCATAAGGAGTCATGTGTACTTGTAGAGTCTTCTTATCCAGCTTATGTACCTCTCTGAATCTCGTGCTGCTTCTGCTGCTCCCCAAAACACCAAATGCTGGATCTTGTACAAATTACCAGCTCTATGAGGGAACGGAATCGAGGACGCGGCGATTTCGTCCATTCTCAGAATCAGATCCTAATAGGCTTCGGAGTGGACGGGGCGTCGAATCTAAGGTTTTGGATGGAAAAACTCAGAATGGATGTGTAGGAGGAGTTGGTTGGGGTGTAAACGTTGGATTCGTGTGCCTTCTTCAGACATTCGAGGAAATCAAGGTCATGTTCCTTGGCAGAAGAAACTACAagtgaaaaggaaaaaaaaaagagtgccAAAAGGCTTTGCAACTTCATGATTAATTTGATTTAGCTTGTGCATGATCAGAAGAACAGAGTTAAGATTTCCCCTCAGATTTATAGCTAATATTTGTCtaattccatataataaaaaaaagggtCATGCTACATGTATACGGAGGATTACACgtttgacttaaaaaagtggTTATTAactgaaaagcacttaaaaaatattttttaagctataatttttagcttttgaaaaagctttaattttgactttaaaaagtggttatttaagcacttttttggtcaaccaaaTACCTTATTAactgaaaagcacttaaaaaatgtttttttggcCTGACTTTTGAAACAAATGGGCCTAAGAGAAATTGCCAAATATTTTAGCCATTTATAATGGAACACGAGGCGAGGGCCATAATGAACCTTCCTCTGGAAATGCATGGATTCGGGTTTTATGAATATTTAAATCCTATAAATTAAGGTTgacatgtatttttttttaacttacTTAGCTgccaaaatatttgattctatattttaatttatctttgaGATATATTTTATTTCTCATAATCAGCTTGTTTAATTTAGTCAAATGGTTGGAAGAGGATCCTCCTGTGTGATCTGTCCTcgcatatatttttttattcatattttgaAATGTGTTCTACGAATTTCAAGGATTTAGAATGAGAATTCGTTTTTAGTTTGAACGagagatatttaatttaaagttgACATAGCGTTGACTTTATAAGCGACGCGCTCACATTTAAGATAAGAAAagtttttattcaattttttttttggagatttattcaaaaaattattagGTTATACTCAAACTAACATTTTACATGCATGATCACTGACAAAACTCTTGGATATAATTACATGTAATTATTTTTTACTATCTAATATTTGAAGAGAAAAATGTCATCTTGATTGTaactaaaatcttaaaataatcaTAAGGTAATAATATATCTCAGATATCGAATGTAGGTTTATGATCTTTGGTGATCAtcttatattttgaaatttttattgatgaaattaaattttatcacattaagtcactatattttaaatttacgaaatattattattgaataaaaaatatagaAGTAAATACATAGTGTAGTTTTTTAAAACacaaaaacttttgtgaaatGAATTCTCTACTCAACCCGactcatgattttttttaatttttattttaaaaaataatttttttatatgtggATTATGTTGACTCGTCTCACATATAAAAACATGTGAAACATATCACATtacacttattttttttaaaaaatgagacGGGAAAAGTAAAAGAAGAAATGATGATACCACATATCCATCCATATCCATATTGTTAGGTCAACATTAAATGGTTTGTCGGGAAACATATTTAATGCTAGTTGGATGGTGGACTGCAGATGGCTGGTGAGGACGCGTGAATTGTACCGAGAGCTCTATTTTATAGAGCTccatttcttcagttttaatCATCCCAACAGAAAGATCCCATCCCAAAATCGAGAGAAAAGAGAGATAAGAAACAAAGAGAGTTTCTTGGTATTTTTCTTGAGTGTTCTCTTGTGTAAGTTAGAGAAATTATTTTCTTGGTAATACTCGGGTGTTGGATCGtgtgagagatatagtgttttgtatacacttgtaatatttctccggttataaatatttgcagcagctccgtggacgtagcctatattgggtgaaccacgtaaatctttggtgttcttgttgaatattttattccgcaattattatcgtcatgttcgctccggcataatccataacaactggtatcagagcagttacGGTGTTCgggagccttggtgaaaaatttcttaaaattttgagtatgctctgtggttgcagctttgtctgatcttccaaattagaaaagatttttttaaaattttattaaggcagtAGAAGCGATGGCCGGAAATGATGGATCGAGACCgggaatcaataagttcgacggtacagatttcacgttctggcagttacagattaaagattatctgtatagcaagaagctacatcaacctctatccggggtgaagccagaaaagatggaggatgatgagtgggagcttcttgaccgacaagtgttaggggtaatacgattaaccctaacaaagaacgtggcacacaacgtggcggaggcaaaaaccacagaggagatgatgtccattttatcggacatgtacgagaagccatcagcaaataataaagtgttcctcatgaaaaagttattcaacttgaagatggaggaaggtgcttcggtggcggcacacatcaatgaattcaacacgattgtttcccagctaacatcggttgaaattaaatttgatgatgaaattcgagcacttattcttttggcgtctttaccaaatgtttgggagccgatgcgggcagcggttagcaattctgctggaaagggaaagttacaattcaatgatgtcagagatcgaatcattggtgaagaagttcgcaGGAGGGATTCAGGAGAAGCAACATCATCGAGATCTGCCCTAAATCTCAAAAATAGAAGTTGGGGCAGGAGTAGCGAAAAAGGTTCTAACCGATGGCGtggcagatccaaatcaaggagtgaaaaagacaaaaatacattcgaaaagaaattaaagtgctggagctgtggtgaaactggtcacatgaaaaaggactgcagatcacccaagaataatgcaaatgctgttactgaggatgtacatgatgccttagtactatccatggaaagctcggttgattcttgggttatggattcgggAGCTTCATTTCATACCACCGGTGATCGTGATGTATTCAGTAATTACATTGCTAGTAATTACGGAAAAATTTTCCTGGCAGATGGAAAATCGTTGGAAATAGCTGCTATGGGTGATAtcagtttgaaaatgtcaaacggatccatctggaagctcaacaaagtaaggcatgtaccaaagttgacccGAAATTTGATATAAGTGGGTCAACTCGATGACGAAGGTcataaagtgacctttggtgatggctcttggaaagtGAGCAAAGGAGCCATGATTATTGCTCGAGGAACGAAAACTGAAACCCTGTACATGACTTCCAGTTGCAGAGACATGTTAGCAGCTGTGGATACTGGAGCTAACTCAAGTCTATGGCATTatagacttggacatatgagtgagaaaggaatgaagatgctgatatcaaaagggaagctatcggagttaaaaactgtcgaacacaaactgtgtgaaagttgtgttcttgAAAATCAGAAAATGGTGAGCTTTTTGAAAGGCGGTAGAGAACCGAAAGCAGCAAAGTTGGAGCTGGTTCATACTGACGTGTGGGGGCCATCTCCTGTGACATTCCTTGGAGATCACTCAAGATATTATGGCACTACTATTGACGATTCGAGCAGGAAATTTTcggtttattttttgaaaaataaatcagaTGTTTATGAGACCTTTAAACAGTGGGGGTTAGCCATGAAAGATGAGATGAattcactgtcatccaatcaCATGTGGGAGTTGTCAAAACTTCCTGATGGTAAAAATGTTTTACATATCAAGTGGGAGTACCGGTTAGAACACGATGGTAGCAAGCGGTACAAAGAAATCCTTGTTGTAAAAGGTGAAAAAGAAGTCATTGATTACACTGATATTTTCTCTCTTGTGGTAAAGTTAACTACTATCAGGACTATACTTGGATTGATGGTAAAAGAAGATTTGCATCTGGAGCAGTTAGATGTAAAGATTGTGTTTCTTCATGGTGAGCTAGATGAAGAAAAGAATCAATCACAGGGATTTGAAGTACGAGGGAAAGAGAAAATGATGTGCAAACTTCAGAAAagcttgtacggtctcaaacaagctccaagacagtggtacaagaagtttgatggTGTAATGAATAATGATGGTTTCCCGAGGTATCATGCTGATCACTGGTGTTATGTGAAGCTTGATGGTTCTTATATCATGCTATTggtatatgtagatgatatgttgATAGCAGGAGTTTGTCTGAAAGAGATTGATAAACTAAAGATAGAATTTgctatgaaggatttgggtgctgCAAAAAAAATCCTTGGAATCAGGATCCTTAGAGATTGGGTGAATGGAGTCTTGAAGCTTGAGAAGATTTCTGAAAGTAAAAATTCTGCTGATATGTTTACGAAGGTGGTGACCACTGACAAACTGAAGTTATGTTCGACTTCAATTGAACTGCAAGCATAAAAGAGGAGGCATGAGTTGCTGCATTGATtgtgtgaagccatgattggaatcaagtcttcaagtgggaAAAATGTTAGGTCAACATTAAATGGTTTGTCGGGAAACATATTTAATGCTAGTTGGATGGTGGACTGCAGATGGCTGGTGAGGACGCGTGAATTAAATTCACGCATACCGGGAGCTCTATATATAGAGCTccatttcttcagttttaatCATCCCGACAGAAAGATCCCATCCCAAAATCGAGAGAAAAGAGAGATAAGAAACAAAGAGTGTTTCTTGGTATTTTTCTTGAGtgttctcttgtgtgagttagagaaattaTTTCCCCGGTAATACTCGGGTGTTGGGATCGtgtgagagatatagtgttttgtatacacttgtaatatttctccggttataaatattgttggaaaatttgttATGGACAAATGGATGGTGAATGAGGCTTTATGCTCATTGTcccacattgataaaatgtgggAATAAATTGCACTATATAATGTCAAAGTTTAGACAATGGGTTAGGGCCCCAAGGGGTACCCATGTTTGTTAAAGGGAGCGGACCTAGTctaggctaggttcgaaccattagccacatgcgcgcgcgcgcgcgccgcCGGCGCCGCTCGGCACGGCACGGTCACGGGCGTGGGCGTGGGCGTGGGCGTGGGCGTGGGCGTGGGCTGGGCTGGGCTGGCTGGCTGGCTGGCTGGCTGGCTTTGACATGAATATAACTTTTTtggacaaaaattaattaaatattttattttgcttcCGAATCAGTGCAACCATCCAGCTCGAATCAGTGCAACTTTTCGTGTGAACGGGCACGACTTTTGGTCCGAAACAGTGCATCCTTTTGGCTGAACAGGTGCATCTCTTCAGACCGAACCATTGCAACTTTTCGGCCATGCATGCATCGAAGGGGTGAAACCGTCCGAGGCAGCTTTccaacgtctataaatagacGTCATATGCATTCATTCCAACTCGCTCATTTTTCTGATTCTCTCTTCCTTTTCTTGCATACTCATACATCTGAGTTTCGAGTCTGAGTTTTTTAAACACTTTGAAGTGTTCAATAGTGCTTCGATTTTGTAGTGCTACTAAATGAAGTTGATAGATagcgttctatcttgggagaCACTTTGATCAACCCGTAAGCACCTAGGCGGGCAAATTTGTCTTAAAGATAGAGAGTTAAACTCTCGGCTCGCTATCTTCTCTGTTGCTGCATACGTGCTGTTGAAAGGTGAATAACAAGTTTAAGACAAATTTCGTATGATGGCTACTGATCCTTCTGCCAAAGTCACGCCACCCTCTGTTACGCCCCCACCACCGCCCCCTGTTACGCTGCCGCCACCGGTTGTCACAGCCCCTGCTGTTTCCGATGCGCATGCCGAGAAACCTGAGAAGTTCTCCGATACTGACTTCAAAACATGGCAACAAAAGATGTTGTTTTACCTCACGACACTTCATCTGGCAAGGTTTTTGAAGGAAGTGGTTGCTGTTCCGGCACCATATGCTGACACACAAGCAAAGTCTGCATTCGATGCATGGTCTCATAGTGACTTCTTGTGCCGGAACTATATACTGAATGGGTTGGATAATACGTTGTACAGCGTATACTCTGCAACCAAGACTGCTAAAGAATTATGGGAATCCTTGGAGAAAAAGTATAAGACCGATGATGCTGGCACAAAAAAATTTGTAGTCGAAAAGTTTTTTGAGTTCAAAATGGTTGATACCAAGATGGTGATTAGCCAAGTGCAAGAGTTCCAAATCATCCTCCATGATATAATGGCTGAAGGGATGATGATCAGTGAATCCTTCCAAGTTGCTGCTATAATCGAGAAGCTTCCTCCTTTATGAAAAGATTTCAAGAATTATTTGAAGCATAAACGCAAGGAAATGGGGCTCGAGGACTTGATAGTAAGGCTGCGAATTGAGGAAGACAATCGCAAGTCGGAGAAGAAAGCTGGTAAGATACCGATGGAAGCAAAGGCAAATTTGGTGGAGCCAAATGCTATGAAGAAAAGAAAGCATTTTGGAAAAGATGTGAAGCAAGGGAAGAACAAGAAATGGAAAGGAACATGCTGGAACTGTGGGAAGACGAACCACAAGGGCAAGGATTGTCGCTTACCGAAGAAGGACAATCAATATCGAGCAAATGTTGTCCAACACAAATCTGTGTCTATTGACTTGTCTGAGATAGATCTGTCAGCAGTAGTCTTCGAGGCTAACATGGTTGATCATCCTAGAGAATGGTATATCGACACTGGAGCGACACGACATGTCTGTGCTGACAAGGACTTATTCTCGTAGTATACTCCTATAAGTGGAAGAGAGCTCTATATGGGTAACAATGCGACTTCTAAGATCGTTGGCTTAGGCAAAGTGGTGATCAAGATGACTTCGGGAAAGGAGCTTACTCTTATTGATGTCCTTCATGTTTCGGACATACGGAAGAATCTTGTATCCGGTTCTAGGCTGGTTAAGGCCGGATTTAGAATAGTTTTTGAAGCTGGAAAAGTTGTAATCATGAAAAATGGACAGTTCCTAGGAAAATGATATATAGAAAAGGGACTGTTCAAAATGAATGTAATGACTGTACTTCGTGATCTTGAAAGTAATAAAGTTAATGCTTTGAATTACTTGGTtgaatgttctaatttatggcatactagattaggacatgttaatTTCAACACTTTGAGAAAACTTGGAAAATTAAATCTTATTCCAAGGACTAAGATTGATTCAAACTACAAATGTGAAGTATGTGTTGAAGCTAAATTAACTAAAGTACCTTTTCACACAGTGGAAAGAAGTACAATACCTCTAGAACTAATTCACACTGATGTTTGTGATTTAAAGTTTGTGCAAACTAGAGGTGGGAAAAAGTACTTTATTACATTCATAGATGATTGCACAAGATTCTGTTATGTGTTTCTTTTAAGAAGCAAAGATGAAGCTCTTGAAGCATTTAAGACCTATaaaaatgaagttgaaaatcaattaggcaaaagaatcaagaaaattcgtagtgatagaggaggtgaatatgttgctccgtttgaagaattttgcaatgaatctggtattattcatcaaacaactGCTCCTTATTCACCACAATCTAATGGCATTGCGGAAAGAAAAAACCGTAATctgaaagaaatgatgaatgtCATGCTAATAAGTTCTGGACTTTCCCAAAACTTGTGGGGGGAAGCAATACTTTCGGCAAATCATATTCTTAACAAAATTCCACATAAAAAGAAGGATGAAACTCCTTATGAATTGTGGAGTGGACATAAGCCCTCatacaaatacttgaaagtgtgggggtgtttggcgaAAGTAGAAATACCGAAGCCAAAACAAGTAAAGATTGGACCTAAGACTGTAGATTGCATCTTCATTGGATATGCAAACAACAGTAGTGCATATAGATTCCTAGTGCACAAGTCAGTGATTTCTGATATACATGAAAATACGATTATTGAATCAAGGAATGCTGCATTCTTTGAAAACGTCTTTCCTtgtaaagaaggaaaagaaaagagctCTTCCAAAAGAGTTCATGAATCCACTAATGAGGAAACTCATGAAAGTGAAAAACCAAGGCGTAGTAAAAGAGCTAAGATAGCTAAAAattttggtcctgattttcttagttatgctatagaaaatgatccaaggaccttaagCAAAGCGTTATCTAGTTCTGACGCTCCACTTTGGAAAGAGGCCATAAAAAGCgaaatagattccatcatgcaaaATCATACTTGGGAGTTAGTAGATCTCCCACCGGAAAGCAAACCGttaggatgcaaatggatctTAAAAAGGAAATACAAAGCTGATGGAACAGtggaaaaatacaaagcaaggtTAGTGGCCAAAGGATTTAGACAAAAAGAAGGGTTGGATTTCTTCGACACATATTCCCCTGTTACGAGAATAACGTCTATTCGAGTACTTATAGCAATTGCTGCTTTAAATAATCTCGAAattcatcaaatggatgtaaaaacagcatttttaaatggtgagttagaggaagaaatatatatggcaCAACCCGAAGGATTCATTGCTCCCGGTCAAGAAAAAAAAGCGTGTCGACTCATTAAATCATTGTATGAGCTAAAACAAGCTCCTAAACAATGGCATGAAAAATTTGACAAAACAATGATGTCAAATGGATTTAAGATTAATGAGtgtgataaatgtgtttatataaAAGGCACACATTActcatatgtaattgtttgtctATATGTAGACGACATGCTTATAATAGGTAGTAATCATGATATCATCATGAAAACTAAGAAAATGTTAGATaaaacattttgatatgaaagataTGGGAGAAGCAGACgttatcttaggaattaagatAGTAAAAGCGACTGAAGGAATTATCCTAACACAATCTCATTATATTGAGAAAGTACTTCGGAAATTCAACGCGTATGATGTTATGCCGTTAAGATCACCTGTGGATTTAAGTTtacatttatccaaaaatcgagGTGAACCCGTATCTCAACAGCAATATGCAAGGATAATTGGGATTCTTATGTATATTACAAATTGTACTCGTCCTGATATTgcatactcaataaataaattgagtaggTTTACAAATAATCCTAGTCATGATCATTGGAAAGCGTTAGAAAgagtatttaaatacttaaaatactcaaTGGACTATGGATTATATTATACCACATATCCTTCCGTACTAGAAGGATACTTTGATGCAAATTGGATATCCGACactagggatgtaaacgagccgagccgagccgaacagtatcaggctcgggctcggctcgtttggtATATTTggaggctcgggctcggctcgagcTTCAGCCGAGCTTTTGTAATaaagctcggctcggctcgttcACTGAATATGTAAGCTCGGGCttggctcgggctcggctcgggctcggctcattTATCATATGGAACGAGCCTGGCTCGAGTTTGGCTCGTTAAACAAGCTCGTTTTCAAGCTCGCTGGCTCGTTTAACAGGCTCGTTAAGCAAGCTCGTATTATGGCTCGTTAAGTGGGCTTGGGCTTGGGCTTGGGCTTGGGCTCGGGCTTGGGCTCGGGCTCGGGCTCGTTTTCGAGCTCGTGAaacttaaatacaaaatataaatctctatataaactaaaattaattttttcttaaaaaaataaaatgaaaaacataaataaaaccgtaaaattaattatcaaataTATGTCATATGCAACAGTCCACTACAACGATACGCAAGAACAATATAACATCATTACATTGTATATAAACAACCCAAATTAGAAAAACCATTAGAAAAGTGCAAACTGCatctcaaataaaaattaaatccaTCCTGCAACCACCATTCTTCGCAACATCATctctaataaaaattaaaaatcattatgcaatataaaaaataaagtcACTATCACAAAGTAATATAAGCAAGCAAAAAATTGAATGCAATCACCATTCTATGTCATCATAATTTCATAATTGGGTATATGGAACCAGGtaattcaaattaatttaagTATCATGTTATTCAAATTAATTTGTTCCATTTCGATCCACCTCTACTACTTTCTTGCCTCAAGTAGCATTGTTAAGGATTAGTGTTCCATATTGTTGAGATGGAATATATCGTTGCCACCACTGCCAAatgaatacttaaaattaaccaaacaaaagaatcaaagaaactATGCATCACCTAGGAAAACTGATATGGTGCACGTGTCACCAAAATTGCTCATACAGTCATACTTATATTTTGAACTCATTATCTTATTTTGTGCCTACagattattttaaaattcagtATGGAAACTTTGAAGCAAAATCTGCATTTGTTTGTGCAAATTTACCATTTTGTTCAGCTCATTTCTATTGGAAGCAATCAGAAACATAAGACCAACTCCAACTCCAATATTGAAAGAGGCCCTCTTTTCCAATTCCTTCAATTTTTGATGATTTTCATGacttttttaagattttaatactCAGTACTGACcacacatgtatatatattacatgCTATACTTTTACATACATTATTATATATGTCAACAATACactcaaaaaaattaattaagggtttctaaattcataaaaaagcgtataaaataaataaattcaaaaaacaaaTGAACTTCA
Coding sequences within:
- the LOC140871924 gene encoding cannabidiolic acid synthase-like encodes the protein MDEIAASSIPFPHRAGNLYKIQHLVFWGAAEAARDSEREAYVNYRDLDIGANNDNGTTTSYPQAKIWGSKYFKNNFDRLVRVKTVVDPGNFFKNEQSIPSLVIR